The following are encoded together in the Osmia lignaria lignaria isolate PbOS001 chromosome 13, iyOsmLign1, whole genome shotgun sequence genome:
- the LOC117602505 gene encoding inactive dipeptidyl peptidase 10 isoform X2 gives MNASVNIERNSWRLPPDETVQVADPRSKSAQDLTYAESGHNWRSIIFSLLVIGFVIAGIVTAIYLLGYVDELLYWSGRRLTLDECLRDDLTPHRLTPTWISHDKFIYQADDGSLTLLDTSNNSVSLLVSNHTLRQLNVQGYQCSADLRYVLFKHNVKPVFRNTFTAYYTVYDVTNDHHTPLRLHTSRRMQQTRLQHAAWLGNTSGLLMVSDNDIFVRMAPSAPEDARLTDTGVPGVIYNGVPDWLYQEEVLPRPEAAWPSPDGTHLLFATFNDTKVTALEFPWFSTQPGQDGASSSPLTATRRGSFPRSKSVRYPTPGSPNPEVDLWLLELANVTSPTNGNGTANSTIVSRTKLKPPPALDGQEYYLISAGWVGDDSSHVAIVWMTRSQNLSVVSACRAPLWECEETHSERAPEGQWLDAQPHPLFAPDGDSFLLLATVQEGDKEHFTHIKHVTLTQQRIAVLSHGRYEVSEILAWDTKAHQVYYLGTRERRPGQRHLYMVRDPTADDPRRLEPLCVTCDLGEVLWSSRFYYTNCTHFGASVSPAINDETQGYYVLYCEGPGLPLAGVHLMGSHKMIRVLYDTRIQRGDKLSQLALPTRRSFEVPLPQGWKAQVQLLLPPSWREELRDAAFPVLVEVNGRPGSEAVTDRFKIDWGTYMSSHNDVVYVRLDVRGARGQGKRDLFRRIGGVEVQDQLTVLRHLLKTLKYLDVTRVGVWGWGYGGYVTAMVLGSQENVFKCGVAVNPIADWLYYNSAFTERVLGAPAENYKGYVEADLTQRARLVPSHSLYLLHGMADLTAPFTHSVAFAKALSEAGIIFRYQSYADEDHALSGVLEHVYRSMEDFLAECLSLDAS, from the exons GTACGTCGACGAGTTGTTGTACTGGAGCGGCAGACGGCTGACGTTAGACGAGTGCCTTCGCGATGATCTGACGCCTCACAGGCTAACACCGACCTGGATTTCACACGACAAGTTTATCTACCAGGCTGACGACGGATCCCTCACCCTCCTGGACACCAGCAACAATTCCGTGTCTCTTCTGGTTTCCAATCACACGCTC AGGCAGCTGAATGTTCAAGGCTACCAGTGCAGCGCCGATCTACGTTACGTGTTGTTCAAGCACAATGTCAAGCCG GTATTCAGAAACACCTTCACAGCTTACTATACCGTCTACGACGTCACGAACGA TCATCACACTCCTCTTCGTCTGCACACGTCGCGAAGGATGCAGCAAACGCGACTGCAACACGCCGCTTGGTTGGGTAACACTTCGGGTCTCCTGATGGTATCCGATAACGACATCTTCGTGAGAATGGCACCATCAGCTCCCGAGGATGCCCGACTGACCGACACGGGTGTACCGGGAGTGATCTACAACGGTGTGCCCGACTGGCTGTACCAGGAGGAAGTGTTACCTCGACCGGAGGCAGCCTGGCCCAGCCCCGATGGCACTCATCTTCTTTTCGCTACCTTCAACGATACCAAAGTCACTGCCCTCGAGTTTCCCTGGTTCAGCACGCAGCCTGGTCAAGACGGAGCCAGTTCGAGTCCGCTGACCGCGACCAGGAGAGGTTCCTTTCCGCGTTCCAAATCGGTCAGATATCCAACCCCTGGTTCCCCTAACCCAGAGGTCGATCTATGGCTCCTGGAACTCGCTAACGTGACCAGCCCTACGAATGGGAACGGTACCGCGAATAGCACCATCGTCTCCAGGACCAAGCTTAAGCCACCGCCAGCTTTGGACGGGCA GGAGTATTATCTGATATCGGCCGGTTGGGTGGGCGACGACTCCAGCCACGTTGCCATCGTGTGGATGACGAGGTCGCAGAATCTGTCAGTGGTCTCGGCGTGTCGCGCACCCCTATGGGAGTGCGAGGAGACTCATTCGGAACGAGCACCGGAGGGACAATGGCTGGACGCGCAGCCTCATCCTCTGTTCGCGCCTGACGGCGACAGTTTCTTGTTGTTGGCTACCGTTCAGGAAGGCGACAAGGAACATTTCACCCACATCAAGCATGTGACGTTAACTCAGCAGAGGATAGCGGTTCTTTCGCATGGTCGTTACGAG GTGAGCGAAATCTTAGCGTGGGACACCAAGGCACACCAGGTGTATTACTTGGGTACCAGAGAGAGAAGGCCAGGACAGAGACACTTGTACATGGTGCGCGATCCCACTGCGGATGATCCACGACGATTGGAACCACTCTGCGTCACCTGTGACCTTGGTGAGGTTCTATGGAGCAGTAG GTTTTATTACACCAACTGCACGCACTTTGGCGCATCCGTCAGTCCAGCGATCAACGACGAAACTCAGGGTTACTACGTTCTTTACTGCGAAGGTCCGGGTCTTCCGTTGGCCGGTGTGCATCTGATGGGCTCCCATAAGATGATCCGTGTACTGTACGACACCAGAATCCAGCGAGGGGATAAGCTATCGCAGTTAGCTCTACCGACACGAAGGAGTTTCGAG GTACCTTTGCCTCAAGGCTGGAAAGCCCAGGTGCAACTTCTATTGCCCCCCTCGTGGCGAGAGGAGCTCAGAGATGCGGCTTTCCCGGTACTGGTCGAGGTGAACGGTCGTCCCGGAAGCGAAGCGGTCACCGATCGATTCAAGATCGACTGGGGCACCTACATGTCCAGTCACAACGACGTGGTGTACGTCAGATTGGACGTTCGCGGGGCGAGAGGTCAGGGGAAGAGAGACTTGTTCAGGAGGATCGGCGGTGTCGAGGTTCAAGATCAACTGACCGTGTTGAGGCACCTGTTGAAGACCTTGAAGTACCTCGACGTGACGAGGGTCGGTGTGTGGGGCTGGGGATACGGTGGCTATGTGACAGCCATGGTGTTGGGTAGCCAGGAGAACGTGTTCAAGTGCGGAGTCGCTGTGAATCCCATCGCTGATTGGTTGTATTACA ATTCCGCGTTCACGGAACGGGTACTCGGTGCTCCAGCCGAGAACTACAAAGGTTACGTTGAGGCTGACCTAACCCAACGGGCAAGGTTGGTGCCGAGTCACAGTCTTTATCTTCTTCATGGTATGGCTGACCTGACAGCGCCTTTCACGCACAGCGTCGCCTTCGCCAAGGCTCTGTCCGAAGCGGGTATCATTTTTAGGTACCAG AGCTACGCGGACGAAGACCACGCCTTATCGGGCGTGTTGGAGCACGTTTATCGTTCCATGGAGGACTTCCTCGCCGAGTGCCTCTCCCTGGACGCGTCCTAG
- the LOC117602505 gene encoding inactive dipeptidyl peptidase 10 isoform X1 has product MNASVNIERNSWRLPPDETVQVADPRSKSAQVKEDLTYAESGHNWRSIIFSLLVIGFVIAGIVTAIYLLGYVDELLYWSGRRLTLDECLRDDLTPHRLTPTWISHDKFIYQADDGSLTLLDTSNNSVSLLVSNHTLRQLNVQGYQCSADLRYVLFKHNVKPVFRNTFTAYYTVYDVTNDHHTPLRLHTSRRMQQTRLQHAAWLGNTSGLLMVSDNDIFVRMAPSAPEDARLTDTGVPGVIYNGVPDWLYQEEVLPRPEAAWPSPDGTHLLFATFNDTKVTALEFPWFSTQPGQDGASSSPLTATRRGSFPRSKSVRYPTPGSPNPEVDLWLLELANVTSPTNGNGTANSTIVSRTKLKPPPALDGQEYYLISAGWVGDDSSHVAIVWMTRSQNLSVVSACRAPLWECEETHSERAPEGQWLDAQPHPLFAPDGDSFLLLATVQEGDKEHFTHIKHVTLTQQRIAVLSHGRYEVSEILAWDTKAHQVYYLGTRERRPGQRHLYMVRDPTADDPRRLEPLCVTCDLGEVLWSSRFYYTNCTHFGASVSPAINDETQGYYVLYCEGPGLPLAGVHLMGSHKMIRVLYDTRIQRGDKLSQLALPTRRSFEVPLPQGWKAQVQLLLPPSWREELRDAAFPVLVEVNGRPGSEAVTDRFKIDWGTYMSSHNDVVYVRLDVRGARGQGKRDLFRRIGGVEVQDQLTVLRHLLKTLKYLDVTRVGVWGWGYGGYVTAMVLGSQENVFKCGVAVNPIADWLYYNSAFTERVLGAPAENYKGYVEADLTQRARLVPSHSLYLLHGMADLTAPFTHSVAFAKALSEAGIIFRYQSYADEDHALSGVLEHVYRSMEDFLAECLSLDAS; this is encoded by the exons GTACGTCGACGAGTTGTTGTACTGGAGCGGCAGACGGCTGACGTTAGACGAGTGCCTTCGCGATGATCTGACGCCTCACAGGCTAACACCGACCTGGATTTCACACGACAAGTTTATCTACCAGGCTGACGACGGATCCCTCACCCTCCTGGACACCAGCAACAATTCCGTGTCTCTTCTGGTTTCCAATCACACGCTC AGGCAGCTGAATGTTCAAGGCTACCAGTGCAGCGCCGATCTACGTTACGTGTTGTTCAAGCACAATGTCAAGCCG GTATTCAGAAACACCTTCACAGCTTACTATACCGTCTACGACGTCACGAACGA TCATCACACTCCTCTTCGTCTGCACACGTCGCGAAGGATGCAGCAAACGCGACTGCAACACGCCGCTTGGTTGGGTAACACTTCGGGTCTCCTGATGGTATCCGATAACGACATCTTCGTGAGAATGGCACCATCAGCTCCCGAGGATGCCCGACTGACCGACACGGGTGTACCGGGAGTGATCTACAACGGTGTGCCCGACTGGCTGTACCAGGAGGAAGTGTTACCTCGACCGGAGGCAGCCTGGCCCAGCCCCGATGGCACTCATCTTCTTTTCGCTACCTTCAACGATACCAAAGTCACTGCCCTCGAGTTTCCCTGGTTCAGCACGCAGCCTGGTCAAGACGGAGCCAGTTCGAGTCCGCTGACCGCGACCAGGAGAGGTTCCTTTCCGCGTTCCAAATCGGTCAGATATCCAACCCCTGGTTCCCCTAACCCAGAGGTCGATCTATGGCTCCTGGAACTCGCTAACGTGACCAGCCCTACGAATGGGAACGGTACCGCGAATAGCACCATCGTCTCCAGGACCAAGCTTAAGCCACCGCCAGCTTTGGACGGGCA GGAGTATTATCTGATATCGGCCGGTTGGGTGGGCGACGACTCCAGCCACGTTGCCATCGTGTGGATGACGAGGTCGCAGAATCTGTCAGTGGTCTCGGCGTGTCGCGCACCCCTATGGGAGTGCGAGGAGACTCATTCGGAACGAGCACCGGAGGGACAATGGCTGGACGCGCAGCCTCATCCTCTGTTCGCGCCTGACGGCGACAGTTTCTTGTTGTTGGCTACCGTTCAGGAAGGCGACAAGGAACATTTCACCCACATCAAGCATGTGACGTTAACTCAGCAGAGGATAGCGGTTCTTTCGCATGGTCGTTACGAG GTGAGCGAAATCTTAGCGTGGGACACCAAGGCACACCAGGTGTATTACTTGGGTACCAGAGAGAGAAGGCCAGGACAGAGACACTTGTACATGGTGCGCGATCCCACTGCGGATGATCCACGACGATTGGAACCACTCTGCGTCACCTGTGACCTTGGTGAGGTTCTATGGAGCAGTAG GTTTTATTACACCAACTGCACGCACTTTGGCGCATCCGTCAGTCCAGCGATCAACGACGAAACTCAGGGTTACTACGTTCTTTACTGCGAAGGTCCGGGTCTTCCGTTGGCCGGTGTGCATCTGATGGGCTCCCATAAGATGATCCGTGTACTGTACGACACCAGAATCCAGCGAGGGGATAAGCTATCGCAGTTAGCTCTACCGACACGAAGGAGTTTCGAG GTACCTTTGCCTCAAGGCTGGAAAGCCCAGGTGCAACTTCTATTGCCCCCCTCGTGGCGAGAGGAGCTCAGAGATGCGGCTTTCCCGGTACTGGTCGAGGTGAACGGTCGTCCCGGAAGCGAAGCGGTCACCGATCGATTCAAGATCGACTGGGGCACCTACATGTCCAGTCACAACGACGTGGTGTACGTCAGATTGGACGTTCGCGGGGCGAGAGGTCAGGGGAAGAGAGACTTGTTCAGGAGGATCGGCGGTGTCGAGGTTCAAGATCAACTGACCGTGTTGAGGCACCTGTTGAAGACCTTGAAGTACCTCGACGTGACGAGGGTCGGTGTGTGGGGCTGGGGATACGGTGGCTATGTGACAGCCATGGTGTTGGGTAGCCAGGAGAACGTGTTCAAGTGCGGAGTCGCTGTGAATCCCATCGCTGATTGGTTGTATTACA ATTCCGCGTTCACGGAACGGGTACTCGGTGCTCCAGCCGAGAACTACAAAGGTTACGTTGAGGCTGACCTAACCCAACGGGCAAGGTTGGTGCCGAGTCACAGTCTTTATCTTCTTCATGGTATGGCTGACCTGACAGCGCCTTTCACGCACAGCGTCGCCTTCGCCAAGGCTCTGTCCGAAGCGGGTATCATTTTTAGGTACCAG AGCTACGCGGACGAAGACCACGCCTTATCGGGCGTGTTGGAGCACGTTTATCGTTCCATGGAGGACTTCCTCGCCGAGTGCCTCTCCCTGGACGCGTCCTAG
- the LOC117602505 gene encoding inactive dipeptidyl peptidase 10 isoform X4 — MKTCARIKGTLDLTYAESGHNWRSIIFSLLVIGFVIAGIVTAIYLLGYVDELLYWSGRRLTLDECLRDDLTPHRLTPTWISHDKFIYQADDGSLTLLDTSNNSVSLLVSNHTLRQLNVQGYQCSADLRYVLFKHNVKPVFRNTFTAYYTVYDVTNDHHTPLRLHTSRRMQQTRLQHAAWLGNTSGLLMVSDNDIFVRMAPSAPEDARLTDTGVPGVIYNGVPDWLYQEEVLPRPEAAWPSPDGTHLLFATFNDTKVTALEFPWFSTQPGQDGASSSPLTATRRGSFPRSKSVRYPTPGSPNPEVDLWLLELANVTSPTNGNGTANSTIVSRTKLKPPPALDGQEYYLISAGWVGDDSSHVAIVWMTRSQNLSVVSACRAPLWECEETHSERAPEGQWLDAQPHPLFAPDGDSFLLLATVQEGDKEHFTHIKHVTLTQQRIAVLSHGRYEVSEILAWDTKAHQVYYLGTRERRPGQRHLYMVRDPTADDPRRLEPLCVTCDLGEVLWSSRFYYTNCTHFGASVSPAINDETQGYYVLYCEGPGLPLAGVHLMGSHKMIRVLYDTRIQRGDKLSQLALPTRRSFEVPLPQGWKAQVQLLLPPSWREELRDAAFPVLVEVNGRPGSEAVTDRFKIDWGTYMSSHNDVVYVRLDVRGARGQGKRDLFRRIGGVEVQDQLTVLRHLLKTLKYLDVTRVGVWGWGYGGYVTAMVLGSQENVFKCGVAVNPIADWLYYNSAFTERVLGAPAENYKGYVEADLTQRARLVPSHSLYLLHGMADLTAPFTHSVAFAKALSEAGIIFRYQSYADEDHALSGVLEHVYRSMEDFLAECLSLDAS; from the exons GTACGTCGACGAGTTGTTGTACTGGAGCGGCAGACGGCTGACGTTAGACGAGTGCCTTCGCGATGATCTGACGCCTCACAGGCTAACACCGACCTGGATTTCACACGACAAGTTTATCTACCAGGCTGACGACGGATCCCTCACCCTCCTGGACACCAGCAACAATTCCGTGTCTCTTCTGGTTTCCAATCACACGCTC AGGCAGCTGAATGTTCAAGGCTACCAGTGCAGCGCCGATCTACGTTACGTGTTGTTCAAGCACAATGTCAAGCCG GTATTCAGAAACACCTTCACAGCTTACTATACCGTCTACGACGTCACGAACGA TCATCACACTCCTCTTCGTCTGCACACGTCGCGAAGGATGCAGCAAACGCGACTGCAACACGCCGCTTGGTTGGGTAACACTTCGGGTCTCCTGATGGTATCCGATAACGACATCTTCGTGAGAATGGCACCATCAGCTCCCGAGGATGCCCGACTGACCGACACGGGTGTACCGGGAGTGATCTACAACGGTGTGCCCGACTGGCTGTACCAGGAGGAAGTGTTACCTCGACCGGAGGCAGCCTGGCCCAGCCCCGATGGCACTCATCTTCTTTTCGCTACCTTCAACGATACCAAAGTCACTGCCCTCGAGTTTCCCTGGTTCAGCACGCAGCCTGGTCAAGACGGAGCCAGTTCGAGTCCGCTGACCGCGACCAGGAGAGGTTCCTTTCCGCGTTCCAAATCGGTCAGATATCCAACCCCTGGTTCCCCTAACCCAGAGGTCGATCTATGGCTCCTGGAACTCGCTAACGTGACCAGCCCTACGAATGGGAACGGTACCGCGAATAGCACCATCGTCTCCAGGACCAAGCTTAAGCCACCGCCAGCTTTGGACGGGCA GGAGTATTATCTGATATCGGCCGGTTGGGTGGGCGACGACTCCAGCCACGTTGCCATCGTGTGGATGACGAGGTCGCAGAATCTGTCAGTGGTCTCGGCGTGTCGCGCACCCCTATGGGAGTGCGAGGAGACTCATTCGGAACGAGCACCGGAGGGACAATGGCTGGACGCGCAGCCTCATCCTCTGTTCGCGCCTGACGGCGACAGTTTCTTGTTGTTGGCTACCGTTCAGGAAGGCGACAAGGAACATTTCACCCACATCAAGCATGTGACGTTAACTCAGCAGAGGATAGCGGTTCTTTCGCATGGTCGTTACGAG GTGAGCGAAATCTTAGCGTGGGACACCAAGGCACACCAGGTGTATTACTTGGGTACCAGAGAGAGAAGGCCAGGACAGAGACACTTGTACATGGTGCGCGATCCCACTGCGGATGATCCACGACGATTGGAACCACTCTGCGTCACCTGTGACCTTGGTGAGGTTCTATGGAGCAGTAG GTTTTATTACACCAACTGCACGCACTTTGGCGCATCCGTCAGTCCAGCGATCAACGACGAAACTCAGGGTTACTACGTTCTTTACTGCGAAGGTCCGGGTCTTCCGTTGGCCGGTGTGCATCTGATGGGCTCCCATAAGATGATCCGTGTACTGTACGACACCAGAATCCAGCGAGGGGATAAGCTATCGCAGTTAGCTCTACCGACACGAAGGAGTTTCGAG GTACCTTTGCCTCAAGGCTGGAAAGCCCAGGTGCAACTTCTATTGCCCCCCTCGTGGCGAGAGGAGCTCAGAGATGCGGCTTTCCCGGTACTGGTCGAGGTGAACGGTCGTCCCGGAAGCGAAGCGGTCACCGATCGATTCAAGATCGACTGGGGCACCTACATGTCCAGTCACAACGACGTGGTGTACGTCAGATTGGACGTTCGCGGGGCGAGAGGTCAGGGGAAGAGAGACTTGTTCAGGAGGATCGGCGGTGTCGAGGTTCAAGATCAACTGACCGTGTTGAGGCACCTGTTGAAGACCTTGAAGTACCTCGACGTGACGAGGGTCGGTGTGTGGGGCTGGGGATACGGTGGCTATGTGACAGCCATGGTGTTGGGTAGCCAGGAGAACGTGTTCAAGTGCGGAGTCGCTGTGAATCCCATCGCTGATTGGTTGTATTACA ATTCCGCGTTCACGGAACGGGTACTCGGTGCTCCAGCCGAGAACTACAAAGGTTACGTTGAGGCTGACCTAACCCAACGGGCAAGGTTGGTGCCGAGTCACAGTCTTTATCTTCTTCATGGTATGGCTGACCTGACAGCGCCTTTCACGCACAGCGTCGCCTTCGCCAAGGCTCTGTCCGAAGCGGGTATCATTTTTAGGTACCAG AGCTACGCGGACGAAGACCACGCCTTATCGGGCGTGTTGGAGCACGTTTATCGTTCCATGGAGGACTTCCTCGCCGAGTGCCTCTCCCTGGACGCGTCCTAG
- the LOC117602505 gene encoding inactive dipeptidyl peptidase 10 isoform X3 has translation MANTPMNLSEEDLTYAESGHNWRSIIFSLLVIGFVIAGIVTAIYLLGYVDELLYWSGRRLTLDECLRDDLTPHRLTPTWISHDKFIYQADDGSLTLLDTSNNSVSLLVSNHTLRQLNVQGYQCSADLRYVLFKHNVKPVFRNTFTAYYTVYDVTNDHHTPLRLHTSRRMQQTRLQHAAWLGNTSGLLMVSDNDIFVRMAPSAPEDARLTDTGVPGVIYNGVPDWLYQEEVLPRPEAAWPSPDGTHLLFATFNDTKVTALEFPWFSTQPGQDGASSSPLTATRRGSFPRSKSVRYPTPGSPNPEVDLWLLELANVTSPTNGNGTANSTIVSRTKLKPPPALDGQEYYLISAGWVGDDSSHVAIVWMTRSQNLSVVSACRAPLWECEETHSERAPEGQWLDAQPHPLFAPDGDSFLLLATVQEGDKEHFTHIKHVTLTQQRIAVLSHGRYEVSEILAWDTKAHQVYYLGTRERRPGQRHLYMVRDPTADDPRRLEPLCVTCDLGEVLWSSRFYYTNCTHFGASVSPAINDETQGYYVLYCEGPGLPLAGVHLMGSHKMIRVLYDTRIQRGDKLSQLALPTRRSFEVPLPQGWKAQVQLLLPPSWREELRDAAFPVLVEVNGRPGSEAVTDRFKIDWGTYMSSHNDVVYVRLDVRGARGQGKRDLFRRIGGVEVQDQLTVLRHLLKTLKYLDVTRVGVWGWGYGGYVTAMVLGSQENVFKCGVAVNPIADWLYYNSAFTERVLGAPAENYKGYVEADLTQRARLVPSHSLYLLHGMADLTAPFTHSVAFAKALSEAGIIFRYQSYADEDHALSGVLEHVYRSMEDFLAECLSLDAS, from the exons GTACGTCGACGAGTTGTTGTACTGGAGCGGCAGACGGCTGACGTTAGACGAGTGCCTTCGCGATGATCTGACGCCTCACAGGCTAACACCGACCTGGATTTCACACGACAAGTTTATCTACCAGGCTGACGACGGATCCCTCACCCTCCTGGACACCAGCAACAATTCCGTGTCTCTTCTGGTTTCCAATCACACGCTC AGGCAGCTGAATGTTCAAGGCTACCAGTGCAGCGCCGATCTACGTTACGTGTTGTTCAAGCACAATGTCAAGCCG GTATTCAGAAACACCTTCACAGCTTACTATACCGTCTACGACGTCACGAACGA TCATCACACTCCTCTTCGTCTGCACACGTCGCGAAGGATGCAGCAAACGCGACTGCAACACGCCGCTTGGTTGGGTAACACTTCGGGTCTCCTGATGGTATCCGATAACGACATCTTCGTGAGAATGGCACCATCAGCTCCCGAGGATGCCCGACTGACCGACACGGGTGTACCGGGAGTGATCTACAACGGTGTGCCCGACTGGCTGTACCAGGAGGAAGTGTTACCTCGACCGGAGGCAGCCTGGCCCAGCCCCGATGGCACTCATCTTCTTTTCGCTACCTTCAACGATACCAAAGTCACTGCCCTCGAGTTTCCCTGGTTCAGCACGCAGCCTGGTCAAGACGGAGCCAGTTCGAGTCCGCTGACCGCGACCAGGAGAGGTTCCTTTCCGCGTTCCAAATCGGTCAGATATCCAACCCCTGGTTCCCCTAACCCAGAGGTCGATCTATGGCTCCTGGAACTCGCTAACGTGACCAGCCCTACGAATGGGAACGGTACCGCGAATAGCACCATCGTCTCCAGGACCAAGCTTAAGCCACCGCCAGCTTTGGACGGGCA GGAGTATTATCTGATATCGGCCGGTTGGGTGGGCGACGACTCCAGCCACGTTGCCATCGTGTGGATGACGAGGTCGCAGAATCTGTCAGTGGTCTCGGCGTGTCGCGCACCCCTATGGGAGTGCGAGGAGACTCATTCGGAACGAGCACCGGAGGGACAATGGCTGGACGCGCAGCCTCATCCTCTGTTCGCGCCTGACGGCGACAGTTTCTTGTTGTTGGCTACCGTTCAGGAAGGCGACAAGGAACATTTCACCCACATCAAGCATGTGACGTTAACTCAGCAGAGGATAGCGGTTCTTTCGCATGGTCGTTACGAG GTGAGCGAAATCTTAGCGTGGGACACCAAGGCACACCAGGTGTATTACTTGGGTACCAGAGAGAGAAGGCCAGGACAGAGACACTTGTACATGGTGCGCGATCCCACTGCGGATGATCCACGACGATTGGAACCACTCTGCGTCACCTGTGACCTTGGTGAGGTTCTATGGAGCAGTAG GTTTTATTACACCAACTGCACGCACTTTGGCGCATCCGTCAGTCCAGCGATCAACGACGAAACTCAGGGTTACTACGTTCTTTACTGCGAAGGTCCGGGTCTTCCGTTGGCCGGTGTGCATCTGATGGGCTCCCATAAGATGATCCGTGTACTGTACGACACCAGAATCCAGCGAGGGGATAAGCTATCGCAGTTAGCTCTACCGACACGAAGGAGTTTCGAG GTACCTTTGCCTCAAGGCTGGAAAGCCCAGGTGCAACTTCTATTGCCCCCCTCGTGGCGAGAGGAGCTCAGAGATGCGGCTTTCCCGGTACTGGTCGAGGTGAACGGTCGTCCCGGAAGCGAAGCGGTCACCGATCGATTCAAGATCGACTGGGGCACCTACATGTCCAGTCACAACGACGTGGTGTACGTCAGATTGGACGTTCGCGGGGCGAGAGGTCAGGGGAAGAGAGACTTGTTCAGGAGGATCGGCGGTGTCGAGGTTCAAGATCAACTGACCGTGTTGAGGCACCTGTTGAAGACCTTGAAGTACCTCGACGTGACGAGGGTCGGTGTGTGGGGCTGGGGATACGGTGGCTATGTGACAGCCATGGTGTTGGGTAGCCAGGAGAACGTGTTCAAGTGCGGAGTCGCTGTGAATCCCATCGCTGATTGGTTGTATTACA ATTCCGCGTTCACGGAACGGGTACTCGGTGCTCCAGCCGAGAACTACAAAGGTTACGTTGAGGCTGACCTAACCCAACGGGCAAGGTTGGTGCCGAGTCACAGTCTTTATCTTCTTCATGGTATGGCTGACCTGACAGCGCCTTTCACGCACAGCGTCGCCTTCGCCAAGGCTCTGTCCGAAGCGGGTATCATTTTTAGGTACCAG AGCTACGCGGACGAAGACCACGCCTTATCGGGCGTGTTGGAGCACGTTTATCGTTCCATGGAGGACTTCCTCGCCGAGTGCCTCTCCCTGGACGCGTCCTAG